Genomic segment of Cronobacter dublinensis subsp. dublinensis LMG 23823:
ACCTGAAAAAAGCGGGCGTTGAAGTGCTGGGCATTAGCACCGATAAACCCGAAAAGCTCTCGCGTTTCGCTGAAAAAGAGCTGCTTAACTTCACGCTGCTCTCGGATGAAGATCATCAGGTGAGCGAACAGTTTGGCGTCTGGGGTGAAAAATCCTTTATGGGCAAAACCTACGACGGCATTCACCGCATCAGCTTTTTGATAGACGCCGATGGCAAAGTCGAACATGTCTTTAACGACTTCAAAACCAGCAACCACCACGACGTCGTGCTGGCCTGGCTGAAAGAGAGCGCCTGAGCGGGTTATCGCTTACCCTGCCTTGCCGGGTAAGCGAAGCGTCACACTGCATGTCTACGCAGGCCGGGTCAGCGCAGCGCCACCCGGCATCCCACCAATACCGCGCCGTTACTCTTCCACGCCGGGTGACGTCTCCGGCCAGGCGTGCACCACCGCTTTAACGAGTGTGGCGAGCGGGATAGCAAAGAAAACGCCCCAGAACCCCCACAGTCCGCCGAAAATCACCACGGATAGAATAATCACCAGCGGATGCAGATTCACCGCTTCGGAAAACAGCACCGGCACCAGCACGTTGCCATCGAGCCCCTGAATAATCAGATAGACCGCAAAACAGCTCCAGAACTCGGTGCCCATACCAAACTGAAACAGCGCCACGCAGACGACCGGAATAGTCGCCACAAACGCGCCGATATACGGGATCAGCACTGAAATGCCGACCAGCACCGATAACAGCAGCGAATAGTTAAGCCCGAAAATCAAAAAACCAATCCAGGTGGCGACGCCGACCACAATCATTTCCAGCACTTTGCCGCGAATGTAGTTGGTTATCTGCTGGTTCATCTCTTCCCACACCTGGCCTGCGAGACCGCGGTTGCGCGGCAGCACGCGGCGCACCGCGCTCAGCAGTTGCTCTTTGTCTTTCACAAGGAAAAACACCATCAGCGGCACCAGGATTAAATAGATAGCAAGCGTCAGCAGCCCTACCAGCGACGCGAGCGAATATTTCACGACGGAATCGCCAAGCGTAATGATGCGGGTGCGCATGTTCTCAGCGATGGCGTCGATAATGCCCGCATCCATCAGCGCCGGAAAACGCTTCGGCAGCGTCGCCGCGAAATCGGAGAGCTTGTTAAGCATGCCGGGGATATCGCGAATCAGGTTAATTCCCTGCTGCCAGGCCACCGGCACCACCACGAATGCCATCACCAGCACAATGCCGATAAACAGCACCAGCACAAGCGTCGCGGCGAGCCCGCGCGAACAGCCGATACGCTGTAATCGGGAGGTGGGCCACTCCAGTAGATAGGCGAGTACGATGGCAACCAGCAGCGGCGCCAGTAAACCGTGCAGGAAGAAGAGAATACAAAAACCGGCGACCAGGATCCCCAGTAGCGCTATCGCCTCCGGGTCGCTGAAGCGACGGCGATACCACTGTGCGAACATTTCAAGCATAAAATACCTTCCCTGACGGGTGACGACGCGGGCGCGAGGGCGAATTGTATCGAAATGTCACAAAAAAGACCGTGATTTTTATGCCCCCTGCAAGACAACCCGCCAATGGATGAATATGATTTCCCGACGCATGGGTAAAATGGATTGCCGATCCGGACGCGCATAATGAACAAAGCGGTGCCGGGCGGGTCAAAAAAGACTCTCTACAGACGGGAAAGAGGCTATGTTCAGGCAGTTGAAAACGACACTGGTTGCAACACTTATCGGCGCCACGCTGGCAGGCTCGCTTGCGCCAGCCTGGGCCGCCGATCCGGCCGACAGTTTGCCGGATATGGGCACCTCGGCGGGCAGCACGCTCTCCATCGGTCAGGAACTGCAGATGGGCGACTATTATGTGCGTCAGCTGCGCGGCAGCGCGCCGCTGATTAACGACCCGCTGCTGGTGCAATATATCAACGGGCTGGGCATGCGCCTGGTTGCGCACGCCGACTCGGTAAAAACCCCTTTCCACTTCTATCTCATCAATAACGACGAGATTAACGCCTTCGCCTTTTTCGGCGGTAACGTCGTGCTGCACTCGGCGCTGTTCCGCTATGCCGATAACGAAAGCCAGCTCGCCTCGGTCATGGCGCATGAAATTTCTCACGTCACCCAGCGCCATCTGGCGCGCGCGATGGAAGATCAAAAGCGCAACGCCCCGCTCACCTGGGTAGGCGCGCTCGGCTCGATTCTGCTGGCGATGGCGAGCCCGCAGGCGGGTATGGCGGCGCTGACCGGCACGCTTGCCGGCACGCAGCAGGGCCTTATCAGTTTTACCCAGCAGAACGAACAAGAAGCCGACCGCATCGGCATCCTGGTGCTGCAACGTTCGGGTTTTGATCCGCAGGCGATGCCGACGTTCCTTGAAAAACTGCTGGATCAGGCGCGCTACTCGACGCGCCCGCCGGAAATTCTGCTCACCCACCCGCTGCCGGAAAGCCGTCTTGCGGATGCCCGCAACCGCGCCAACCAGATGCGCCCGGTGGTATCGCAATCCTCCGAAGCGTTTTACATGGCGAAAGTGCGCACGCTCGGCATGTATAACTCAGGGCGTAACCAGCTGACCGGCGATCTGCTGGAGACACTTGCTAAAGGCAACCAGCGCGAGCAGCACGCCGCGCAGTATGGCCGCGCCCTCCAGGCGATGCAGGATAAACGCTTCGCCGAGGCGCGCCAGCAGCTGGAGCCGCTGTTGCGCGCCCAGCCGGGCAACGCCTGGTATCTCGACCTCGCCACCGATATTTCGCTTGGCGAGCACAAAGCCCAGGAAGCGATCGACCGCCTGAAAAGCGCGCCGGACCTGAAAGCCAATCCGGTGTTGCAGCTGAACCTCGCTAACGCGTATCTGGAGGGCAGCCAGCCCGCGCAGGCGGTGACGATACTTAACCGCTACACCTTCAGCTGGCCTGACGATACCAACGGCTGGGATCTGCTGGCCCAGGCGCAGGCGGCGCTTGGCAATCGCGATCAGGAGCTGGCGGCGCGCGCCGAAGTGATGGCGCTTTTGGGCAAACTCGATCAGGCGATTACGCTGCTCAGCAGCGCCAGCTCGCAGGTGAAGCTTGGCAGTCTGCAACAGGCGCGCTACGACGCGCGTATTGACCAGCTCCGCCAGCTGCAGCAACGCTTCCGCCCTTACGAAAAAATGTAACAGGAGAGACCATGTCCCGGGACGTGACGATTTACCATAACCCGCGCTGCTCCAAGAGCCGCGAAACCCTGAACCTGCTTACCGAACGCGGTATCGAGCCGGAAGTGCTGCTTTATCTGGAAACGCCGCCGGATGCGGCAACCATCAAAACGCTGATGCAGCAGCTGGGGTTTAGCCATCCGCGCGAGCTGATGCGTACCAAAGAAGAGCTTTACAAGACGCTGAACCTCGGCGACGCGTCGCTTGACGACGCCGCGCTGATCCAGGCGATGGTCGAGAACCCGAAGCTTATCGAGCGCCCGATCGTGGTGAGTCGCGGCAAAGCCCGCCTGGGCCGTCCGCCGGAGCAGGTGCTGGAGATCCTCTGATAAAAAACGCCGCGGGGAGCCCCTGCGGCGTTTTTCTTTCTTAACGCGGGTGTCAGAGCCCGAGCGTATCTTTCACAAACGGGATCGTCAGTTTACGCTGCGCGCTGATCGATGCGCGATCGAGCTGATCGAGCGTCAGGAACAGCGTGCGCATTTCACGATCGAGGCGTTTTAACAGGAACCGCCCCACATCCTCCGGTAGCTCAAACCCACGCATCCGCGCGCGCAGCTGCAACGCCTGGAGCTTATCGTCGTCGGAGAGCGGCTGCAGCCGGTATATTTGCCCCCAGTCGAGGCGCGAGGCGAGATCCGGCAGCCTGAGGTTCAGCTGGCGCGGCGGCCGATCGCCGGTTATCAGCAGTCGGGTATTGCCCGACTCCAGAATGCGGTTGTAGAGATTGAAAATCGCCATTTCCCAGAGCTCGTCGCCCGCGATGCACTCGATATTGTCGATGCACACCAGCGAAAGTTGCTCCATGCCTTCCAGCACTTCCGGCACAAACCAGGTGCGTTTATCCAGCGGCACGTAGCCGACCGCGTCTCCGCGTTGCGACAGCTCGGCGCAGGCGGCATGCAGCAGATGGCTGCGCCCACCGCCCTCACGGGACCAGAAATAGATGTAGCCGCTGCGGTCGTGACGCAGCATCGTCTGGAGTGCGGCTAATAAAGAGGGGTTGTCGCCCGGC
This window contains:
- the bcp gene encoding thioredoxin-dependent thiol peroxidase is translated as MNPLKAGDIAPKFSLPDQDGEQVNLTDFQGQRVLVYFYPKAMTPGCTVQACGLRDNMDDLKKAGVEVLGISTDKPEKLSRFAEKELLNFTLLSDEDHQVSEQFGVWGEKSFMGKTYDGIHRISFLIDADGKVEHVFNDFKTSNHHDVVLAWLKESA
- a CDS encoding AI-2E family transporter, translating into MLEMFAQWYRRRFSDPEAIALLGILVAGFCILFFLHGLLAPLLVAIVLAYLLEWPTSRLQRIGCSRGLAATLVLVLFIGIVLVMAFVVVPVAWQQGINLIRDIPGMLNKLSDFAATLPKRFPALMDAGIIDAIAENMRTRIITLGDSVVKYSLASLVGLLTLAIYLILVPLMVFFLVKDKEQLLSAVRRVLPRNRGLAGQVWEEMNQQITNYIRGKVLEMIVVGVATWIGFLIFGLNYSLLLSVLVGISVLIPYIGAFVATIPVVCVALFQFGMGTEFWSCFAVYLIIQGLDGNVLVPVLFSEAVNLHPLVIILSVVIFGGLWGFWGVFFAIPLATLVKAVVHAWPETSPGVEE
- the bepA gene encoding beta-barrel assembly-enhancing protease; the protein is MFRQLKTTLVATLIGATLAGSLAPAWAADPADSLPDMGTSAGSTLSIGQELQMGDYYVRQLRGSAPLINDPLLVQYINGLGMRLVAHADSVKTPFHFYLINNDEINAFAFFGGNVVLHSALFRYADNESQLASVMAHEISHVTQRHLARAMEDQKRNAPLTWVGALGSILLAMASPQAGMAALTGTLAGTQQGLISFTQQNEQEADRIGILVLQRSGFDPQAMPTFLEKLLDQARYSTRPPEILLTHPLPESRLADARNRANQMRPVVSQSSEAFYMAKVRTLGMYNSGRNQLTGDLLETLAKGNQREQHAAQYGRALQAMQDKRFAEARQQLEPLLRAQPGNAWYLDLATDISLGEHKAQEAIDRLKSAPDLKANPVLQLNLANAYLEGSQPAQAVTILNRYTFSWPDDTNGWDLLAQAQAALGNRDQELAARAEVMALLGKLDQAITLLSSASSQVKLGSLQQARYDARIDQLRQLQQRFRPYEKM
- the arsC gene encoding arsenate reductase (glutaredoxin) (This arsenate reductase requires both glutathione and glutaredoxin to convert arsenate to arsenite, after which the efflux transporter formed by ArsA and ArsB can extrude the arsenite from the cell, providing resistance.), with product MSRDVTIYHNPRCSKSRETLNLLTERGIEPEVLLYLETPPDAATIKTLMQQLGFSHPRELMRTKEELYKTLNLGDASLDDAALIQAMVENPKLIERPIVVSRGKARLGRPPEQVLEIL
- a CDS encoding DnaA inactivator Hda, producing the protein MNTPAQLSLPLWLPDDETFASFWPGDNPSLLAALQTMLRHDRSGYIYFWSREGGGRSHLLHAACAELSQRGDAVGYVPLDKRTWFVPEVLEGMEQLSLVCIDNIECIAGDELWEMAIFNLYNRILESGNTRLLITGDRPPRQLNLRLPDLASRLDWGQIYRLQPLSDDDKLQALQLRARMRGFELPEDVGRFLLKRLDREMRTLFLTLDQLDRASISAQRKLTIPFVKDTLGL